TCATCGAGCATGCTATGGAAACGTTTAAAACACTCATCCCTGTTTATCAACTTGCCATGAGGGACGACTATTGATCAAAACAAAAAGAGGTGCTCACATAATGCTGGCACCTCTTTCATGTTAATTTTTCGTTCTTTCTGTGATTTCTCTCGTCATCTTTTCATTTTAATGGTATCCCCGGATTCCCCTTCTTTCGCTTTCTTCACCGTATGATAGGCAGACTGACCGGTTTGCTCTTCATAATCCTTGAAATGTTTCTTCTCTTCAGATTTAGCAGGCACTACTGCTTTGTAATGTCTGTAGAGCGTGATTAATAAATCACGCTCTACTCCTTTCCCGTAAGCCCGGTCAATCGCTTCGAAAAAATTCACCACGTCAATCACTTCTTCTGTTGACCATTCAATTGAAACCGGCAATTGAACTTCTTCGTTCATTCTGCATCCCTCTGTTTCTCTCAGCATATTTCACTGATCGTTGTTTTTTGTTATACTATCATTCACTTCCAATTATGAATACAGTAACAGAAACCATAAAACTTGAAAAGGTGAGAAAATACATGAATCCAAGTAAACAAAAAGCTCTCGCTCAAACGTATCATGAACGACAAAAACATACCCCCCTTTTCACTGGCCTTCTCAAGCACGCTGAACTGGAAACACAGCAGTTTCACATTCCCGGCCATAAAAGAGGAACAGGTATGGACCCCGAATTCCGGGAATTCCTCGGTAAAGATGTATTATCCATCGATCAGATTAATATTGAACCCCTCGATGATCTGCATCATCCGCATGGTATCATCGACGAAGCTCAAAAACTGGCCGCAGAAGCATTCGGGGCAGACCATACTTTCTTCTCTGTTCAAGGCACAAGCGGTGCCATCATGACCATGATCATGACGGCTTGTCATCCCGGAGACAAGATTATCGTTCCACGAAATGTGCATAAATCGATTATGTCTGCGATCGTATTCAGTGGCGCAAGACCGATTTTTATTCACCCGGAGCTTGATGAGCATCTCGGTATATCTCACGGGATCACGGTCCAAGCCGTAGAAAGGGCTCTGCATGTTCATCCAGATGCAAAAGGACTCCTGGTTATTAATCCGACATACTTCGGTATTTCTGCAAACCTCACCGAAATTGTGAGAGTGGCTCATAGCTACGATGTTCCAGTTCTTGTCGATGAAGCCCACGGTGTGCATATACATTTCCATGATGATCTGCCTAGTTCAGCGATGCAGGCAGGTGCCGATATGGCCGCTACCAGCGTACACAAGCTCGGAGGTTCTTTAACCCAAAGTTCAGTATTGAATATCCAGGGCGATCGTGTGGGAGCTGAAAGGGTTCAGACCATAATCAGTATGCTCACAACGACATCCACATCTTACATCCTCCTCGCATCTCTTGACACGGCAAGACGTTTCCTTGCCATGGAAGGTGCTGCCGAGTTAGACAAGGTCATAAAATTAAGTGCTTATGCACGCGATGCTCTCAATAAAATTGAGGGAGTTCACTGTCCAGGAAATGAGATGATTGATCACAAGGCTCGATTTGATTATGACCCGACAAAACTCATCATCAGTATCAGTGAACTCAACGTGAATGGCTATAAAGTCGAAACATGGCTCCGCGAGAACGAGAATTTGGAAGTGGAATTGTCCGATCTTTATAATATCCTGTGCATTTTAACCATCGGTGACACTCAAAAAACCGTCGATGATCTGATTGCTGCTGTTTCACGAATGGCGGATCATTTCCGAAATATTGACAACAGTAGCAAAAGTCCCTATGCAGTCCAGGTTCCCAACATCCCGACACTTGCACTATCTCCGAGGGAAGCGTTTTATGCAGACACTGAAGTTGTCTCCCTGGAAAATGCCGCAGGACGCATCAGTGCCGAATTCATTATGATCTACCCGCCGGGAATTCCGATTTTCATCCCCGGGGAAATTATTGAGATGGATAACATCGAGTATATCTTCCGTAATATGGACGCTGGCTTGCCTGTTCAAGGAACGGAAGACCCTACCGTGAGAACAATACGCGTGATTCAAGAAAGACGCGCCATTTTTTGATTGGATTCACTTGCTTATCATCCAACTTTTTAAGACCACACCCCGTGGTTTTCTCTTGCGTAATAGCTGAATATTCGTGATTTTCCAGATTAAATCCCCTGAGCATTTCACACTCAGGGGATTATTTTTTTTGCATATTAATATTGCGCCTCCAGAATACTAGGAGGCAACACTGACCGGAAGAATTCCTGAAGAGCAACGGCATCCCGATCTTCATGCACTTCAAACAAATCTTTAACATACTCAAGATCATCAAGATCATCGCGATTTAAAAGACTTGATCTCCCAGTTTGCATGCAGGTAATCATCGGTTTCCCAAAAAACAGCGTGGTAAAAACGATGCCAAAATCGAAACGGGCATTCTCCGTTGTCATCCCTACAAACTGAACATTGACGCGTTCTGCTTCGTCATATAAACGGTCATAAAGTTCCATCAGTAATCCCTCCTTTTTTGATAGCAGTGAATTTATTATACAAAAATTCAGATAATTAATCAATACTAAAATATGCTCATTGAAAACGTCGACCTTTTGCCTTGATAAAGTGAACCAGTTCTTCTGCAAAAATGAAATCTTCGTCCGTTACTTCGTAATGTTCATCTGCAAGAATAATTTCGATCAAAAAATGAATCCGCCCTCCCTCAATGACAGGGATCATGAAAATCTGCTGGCCATTTCTTTCAGTAACCACCAAATGCCCATATTCAGCAAGACGCTGGTACCCCGTTGTATCAGGCTGTATATTTTCATTATTCTGCGAGTCAAAATGATGAATCAGGCGTTTTAGGCCATTTCTTTCAAATCCGTATAAGTGAACCTTTGCACATCCATTGGAGATATCATGAATCGCACTCAGGATCCGGATGATAAAATCATCACGATTTTTTGCATAATCATAGGATAATCCAATTTCCATCCGCATTTCGTCAAGCAGATCCGATTTATTATTCATTGTTCCATCACCTGTCAATCCAGTTCAAACTGAACGTTTTGTCGATACTTAAAATGATCATAACATACTCCATACTTTCGATTGAAGGTTTTGATGGGAAAAATCGAATCCATTGAAATGGTATCAGATCATCTATGAATAACCTGCACATGAAAACGGTATACGACGAGAGCGCATACCGTTCTATATTTGCGTTGATTAAATTCCATCTCCCCAGAGTTCATGAATGATTTTCCGGGTTTCTTCAAGTGTATAAGGTTCATAAAACAGACGATCATAAATCAGTAAATCCTGATGCAAGTGAAGCCCACTGTTGTCTCCGTCTAATGCACCACTTGTTCCGCTGTTTCCCACATAGCCGATGACAGTATCTTTGTCTACTGACATACCTGCCTCAATTTCTTCAGGTATCGAATCAAGATGGGCAAACCGGATCATAACACCATGGTCATACTGTACCCAGACCTGCTGTCCTCTTAAACGGTCAAGAATATACTCCGGTGTGAAACCGACCTCTGCCGCTTTTGCCAAATCTTCATTCCGCACATCGTGAGAAGCATAATCTTCAAAATCAATGTCTGCTCTGACAACCGTCCCATCTGCCTGAGCGAGAATAGGAGTATCCGTATTGATTACCACTTCAGTAGTATAATCATACCAGTCAATTCCTTCATGGTAACCATTGCGGTAATCACGCGGGGCTCCAGGAAGATGACTATCCACTGTACTGACAGAAGCATCCTCGATTGGCGACTGCAAAAATGACAAGTATTCGATTATATCCTTCACTGACATGTCGTCATGGTGAAACACTTCACGGGGATCCTCCCAGGATTCGGTTATTTCGATGTCCCATTGAATATCCACTGATTCGTCAGTTATTTCATACTCATGATCCAAAGCAGATTCAATAAATCCGACGGATACATATGCTTCTTCCTCGAAAAATTGAAATTCAAAATGCTCTTTAGGATGATGAATACCGTTGATTTGCAACACAGGCACTTCTTCGACTAAATAATAAAATCGGTTTTCCACCTGCAATTCTGCAGTTCGATGAATCTGATCAACATTCAGCTCACCATCCAATGCCTCAGCCAAATCCGAAAGTGCTAAAAAGTCTTCTTCACCATTATAGTCGTGTAAAGGAAGTGACATGCTTTCACCACTTTCCTCTTCTTCAACAGTATGATTGTTCTGATCGTTTTCAATTTGATCGGTATCATTTTGATCAGTCTCATTCGTGTCGTTCTTATGATTCTCATTTTGATTTCCCGGATCAATTGAAAGCTCGTTGTTTTCCTGATTCTCTGCCTGACATCCCGTAAATAATATGAAAGCTGCCAAAATCATCAAGTTGCTGTATCTCATTCATTCAGTCATCCTTTATTGATTTTATTTAATCGTGTCTGGATCCACAAATCCGTAGCCTTTTTCACGCAGCCCCTCTACAATGTCTTCAAGAGCTTCTTTCGTGAAATCGCGATCGTGCATGAGCAGGTTTGCTCCATCTCGAAGCAATTCTGTGTTCACCATGATATCAGCCAACGCATCTTTTTCCATATATTCTTCAAAGTAGTCATAACCGTATGTCCAATTCATCCATTGCATACCTTCATCTTCAACCACTTGTTTGCTGTAATCTGTATTCACACCAAAGGGAGCCCGGTAAAAACGCGGACGTTCACCAATGATTTCTTCGATCTTATCATTCAAGTCAACTATTTCATCATGTTGCTGCTCTTCAGAGATATTATTGAAATTGGGATGAGTCATAGAGTGATTTCCAATCTCAAAACCCAAATCATAAATTGCCTGAAGCTCTTCAGCACCTTCCTCACTGTTAATAAAATGCCCATTCACAAAAAAGATCGCAGGAACATCAAGTTCTTGGAGTATTTCTGCCATTTCAACGCCATGGTTATCTGGTGCATCATCAATCGTAAAGAGTACAACCTGTTCATCCGCATCATCAATCGGTCTGACAGTATGATCCGATTGCAATTCATAGAGAACTTCCAATTCTTCTGATTCAGCCTCTTCATGATTTTCTTCATTGTTTTGTTCATTGACTTCTTCATTGTCTTCTTCGTTATCATTTTCTTCGTTATTATTATTTGTCCCATTTTGATTCTGTGAAATATTTTCTTCAAGGGATTGATCATTACCATTTATATTTCCGTTTTCGCTCCCGTTTCCGTTATTCTCAGCACCGCAAGCTGAAATGATTAGCAATGCAGTAATTGATATACTCAGTTTTCTCATGTTCGGATCTCCTCTTAGTGGTTATAATTTTTAGGTGCATTAAGATTTTAACACAGATCAACTGATTAAGGGGAAGATAATTCCACCATAATTTCACAAATTTCAAATACCGAAAAAGGGCGCCTGCACGTCAATGCAAGCGCCTTGAATGATATTTATTTCGTTACATGAATAGGCATACCGAGAGCCAATTCCGCAGTCTCCATCGTGATTTCACCCAATGATGGATGGGCGTGGATGGTCAACGACAGATCTTCAGCAGTCATACCCGCCTCAATAGCAACACACGCTTCTGAGATCATGTCAGATGCATTATGTCCTGCTATTTGAACTCCGAGCACGAGCCCGTCTTCTTTGCGGGTGACCATCTTCATAAATCCTTCAGAGCTATTCAATGACAGCGCCCGACCATTCGCTTGGAAAGGGAATTTGGAGGCAATGACATCATATCCCTCATCTTTTGCTGCCTGTTCAGTCAGACCAACTTGTGCCAGTTCAGGACCAGAGAAAACAACTTCAGGAATGGCTGTATAATCAATCTCCGTCTTTTCACCGGATATTGCATCAGCTGCCACTTTTGCTTCGTAGGATGCTTTGTGAGCCAAAGCAGGCCCCTCAACAATATCTCCAATAGCATAGATGTTAGAGACGGACGTCCGGCACTGTTTGTCGATCTTGACAAGTCCTTTTTCTGTCAATTCAACGCCGGCCTGCTCGAGCCCAAGCTCATCCGTGTTCGGGCGACGTCCGACCGTAACAAGCAGGACATTCCCTTCAAAGGTTTCTTCTTTTCCTTTGACTTCGGCGGTGATTTTAACACCCGAATCAGTTTCTTCCATTTCCTGTGCAAAAGCTTCCGTCTTGATCTCGACACCCATGTTCTTCAACCGCTTGGAAACAAGCTGGCTCATCTGCTTTTCAAACCCAGGGAGGATCTGTTTCATCCCTTCAAGAATTGTCACTTCAGAGCCGAGATTGGCATAGGCCGAACCGAGTTCAATACCAATGTATCCTCCACCGATTACCACCATTTTATCCGGTACTTCTTTCAGACCAAGAGCTCCTGTGGAAGACATGACTTTATCACTCCATTTAAATTTCGGCAATTCAATGGGTGAGGATCCAGTTGCGACGATGCAATTTTCAAACTTGTACGTCTGAGAAGATTTTTCATCCATAATCTTGACGGTTGTATCATCAACAAAATAGGCTTCGCCTTTCACGATATCTACTTCATTGCCTTTGAGAAGTCCTTCCACACCGCCAGTTAATTTTTCGACAACGGACTGCTTCCACTGCTGAACTTTAGAGAAGTCCAGGTTGACTTTCTCTACTGAAATGCCCATATCATCAGAATTACCGGCATCATGATAACGATGTCCTGCTTCGATGAGGGCCTTGGATGGAATGCACCCAACATTCAAGCACACACCACCCATTTGCTCTTTCTCAACAATTGTCACTTTCTGTCCAAGCTGTGCGGCGCGAATGGCTGCCACATAACCTCCAGGACCTGATCCGATGACCAGTGTATCCACTTCAATTGGAAAATCTCCTACTACCATGGTTTATCCCTCCATCATGAGTAATTGCGGATCGTTCAAGAGTCGTTTAATGTGATTCATGGCATATTGAGCTGTTGCACCATCAATAACGCGGTGATCAAAGCTGAGTGACAGAGCCAATACCGGAGCCACAACAATTTCACCATCTTTGACAATCGGCTTCTCAGAAATTCTTCCAAGCCCAAGAATCGCTACTTCCGGATGATTGATGACCGGATTAAACCATTGCCCGCCGGCAGAACCGATATTGGTAATCGTAGTGGAACCACCTTTCATTTCAGCAGATGACAATGCACCGTCTCTCGCTTTCACAGCCAGCTGATTGACTTCATCTGAGATATTGAAAATCGATTTACGCTCCGTATCTTTCACAACCGGAACCATCAATCCTTTTTCTGTATCCGCAGCAATTCCGATGTTGAAATAATGTTTGTAAACAATCTCATCCGTAGAATCGTCCACAGATGCATTCAGGATCGGATATTCCCGAATCGCAGATGTCAGTGCTTTCACCACGTATGGCAGATAAGTCAGTTTGATTCCCTTTTCCTGGGCTGCTGCTTTGAACTGTTTGCGATGTGTTACCAGATCAGTCACATCCACTTCGTCCATTAATGTCACATGTGGTGCAGTATGCTTAGAGTTCACCATAGCTTTAGAAATAGCGCGGCGGATCCCGGACATCTTTTCCCGGGTCTCCAGTGCTTCATTTGCCGGTTCATAAGCTGATACGGCTTTCTTTTCTGAGGAAGCCGTTTCTTTTGTTTTTTCCGGCTTGCTTTCTTCAGCAGGTGTTTCTTTGACAGGCTCTTCCTGATCACCTTTGAGGAATGCATCCACATCTTCCTTGATGATACGGCCATTTTTACCAGAACCTTTGATCTTCTGGATGTCCACACTTTCCTCACGGGCGTACTTACGTACGGAAGGCATGGCAATGACCCGCCTTGATTCGTCGGGTGCCGCTTCTTTGTCTTTTGAAGTAGAAGGTTGAGCTTCACTTTCGCCTGCATCTGCAGAGGGTTCGTCTTCGTCACTTCCGTGTGCACCTTCAGGCTGTTCAGCATCTGTTTCAAAGGTGATGATGACGTCGCCTACATTGATTACAACACCTTCTTCGACATGAATCTTATAGACTTTACCATCCACCGGTGACGGGATTTCAACAACTGCTTTGTCGTTTTGAACTTCACAGAGGACGTCGTCTTCTTTCACTTCATCGCCAGCTGTAACATGCCACTTGGATACTTCACCTTCATGAACACCTTCACCGATATCCGGCAGTTTAAATTCATAGGCGCCGGACGTTTTTTTGTTTCCGGATTGATCCGGTTTCTTTTCTGAAGCCGGGGCTTCATCTTCATCATCTGATTCATGGGCTTCTGGCGGCTGTTCAGCGTCTGTTTCGAAAGACACAATCACAGTGCCAACTTCTGTTACAACGCCTTCTTCCACATGAATTTCTGCTACCTTTCCATCGACTGGTGATGGAATTTCAACCACTGCTTTATCATTTTGCACTTCACACAATACATCATCTTCTTTCACTTCATCGCCAACGCTCACATGCCATTTGGCGATTTCACCTTCATGGATACCTTCCCCGATATCCGGAAGTTTGAACTCATAAGCCATGATTCATGCCTCCAATGTCTTTTTTATTCATTCTTTTCTGCCTTCACTGTCATGCAGGAAAGAACGAAGGGAGCCCTCCGTTCCTTCACTGTCTTGAAACTTTAGAAATTGATTACGCCATTAGCAGCTTCAATGATATCTTTATGATTTGGAAGCCAGGTATCTTCCGCTGAGGCAAATGGAAATACAGTGTCAGGAGCAGTGACACGTTTTACAGGAGCCTCTAAACTTAAAATGGCACGGTCATTAATTTCAGCAACAATATTCGCGGCGATCCCAGCCTTCTTTTGAGCTTCCTGTACAACGACTGCGCGATTTGTCTTTTCGACAGACGCAACAATAGTCTCTACATCGAGAGGACTGATGGTGCGCAGATCAATAACTTCTGCAGATACACCCTCTTTTTCCAATTGTTCAGCTGCTTTCATAGATGCTTGCACCATCGCACCATATGCAATGATCGTTACATCGTTCCCCTCTTTTTTAACATTGGCCTTACCAAGAGGCAATGAATAGTCTTCTTCCGGTACTTCTTCACGAAATGACCGATACAGTTTCATATGTTCAAGAAAGACAACTGGATCATTGTCCCTGATTGCTGAAATCAAGAGTCCTTTTGCATCGTATGGACCTGAAGGAATGACCACTTTTATTCCAGGAGCCTGTGCCAGGAGTCCTTCGAGACTGTCTGCGTGAAGTTCCGGTGTTTTTACACCACCACCAAACGGTGAACGGATCGTTACTGGTGAGTTGTATACGCCACCTGAACGGTAACGCATTCGTGCCATTTGAGCGACGATGGCATCGAATGTTTCAAACACAAAACCAAAAAACTGAATCTCCATCACCGGTCGGTATCCAGTCACTCCCAAGCCCGCTGCAAGTCCGCCAATTCCTGACTCTGCGAGTGGCGTGTCGAACACACGATCTTCACCAAACTCTTTCTGCAAGCCTTCCGTTGCCCGGAATACTCCGCCGTTTTGTCCCACATCTTCACCAAATACGAGTACTTTTTCATTTTCTTTTAATTCATTACGCATGCCATCAGTGATGGCTTGGATCATCGTCATTTGTGCCATGGCTTACTTCGACTCCTTTGCTTCGTAATGTTCAAGTTGTTCCTGAAGATTATGAGGGAGTTCCTCGCCCATAATTTTGATCAGATCGGATACTTTTTGTTTTGGTTCATTATCTGCTTCTTTGATTGCTTTTTTAATATCTTCTTTCGCTTGTTCCACAATTTTTTCTTCCTCTTCTTCTGTCCATAAATTCTTTTCTTCGAGGAACTTTCTGAAGCGAACCAGTGGGTCTTTCTTCTCCCACTCGCTGTCCTCTTCAGAAGTGCGGTATCTTGTCGGATCATCACCAGCCATGGTATGAGGACCATATCGATAGGTGAGGGCTTCAATCAGTGTTGGCCCATTGCCTTCCAGGCCACGTTTTCTCGCTTCTTGCGTGACTGCAAGTACTGCCAGGATATCCATCCCATCAACCTGAACTCCGTGTATGCCTGCCGCCACTGCTTTTTGAGCAATTGTTTTCGCGGCGGATTGTTTTTCAACCGGGACAGAGATTGCGAAACGGTTATTTTGCACCATGAAGATTGCAGGAGAATTAAAGGCACCTGCAAAATTCATGCCCTCGTAGAAGTCCCCCTGTGATGCACCACCGTCGCCTGTATATGTCATGGCAACAGCGTCTTCATTATTTTTCTTCAGACCCATTGCCACTCCAGCTGTCTGAACAATTTGGGCACCGATAATGATTTGTGGCATCATCACTCTGACGCCTTCAGGCATCTGCCCACCTGCAAAATGACCACGTGACCATAGAAATGCCTGTTTTAATGGAACGCCGTGATAATGAATTTGCGGGATATCACGATACCCGGGTAAAATCCAGTCCTGCTTTTCCAAAGCATATTGGGAGCCGATCATAGAAGCTTCCTGCCCTGCAACCGGCGCATAGAAACCTAGTCTCCCTTGACGATTCAATGATATAGCGCGCTGATCCCAGATTCTTGTATAAACCATCCTGGTCATCAGTTCTTTTAAGTCTTCATCAGAGATATCTGGCATTGCCTCTTTGTTAACTATTTTTCCGTTCTCATCGAGAATCTGAAACGTTTTAAACTGATCTTCGACCTGTTGAAGTTCCTTTGTTTTTTCCATATTACCTTTCACCTCATCCTTTCAAATCATTTATACTGGCTATCTATTCAACCTGGTTGTATTTTTTCGCCATTTACAGGTACGCTATTCCCTTTTTGAATAGAAATAATCATAATTCTCCTGACAGGCTGTTTCACAATAATAAAGATATAAAATAATACAACCTTGATTTCAAACTTGATTTTACACGAAGTGATTTTCGATTGTCAACGATAATAAGCCTAGATGAAATAACTTCTCACCACGATTGCATTGTTAAATGACGCACAAGCAAAAACAAACTGTTATATCATTATTTATGATCTGTTATATAAAAATGCAAATAAAAACCCCGCTTAAAAATGCAGGGTTCAAATCGACTATCATTCATAAAAGCATCAAATTTTCGCTGAAATCATGATCTCCTCTTTGTCATCAAGTTGTGCGACAAGACGAAGCTGATCTTTTGTAATCATTTTTCCTGCTTGACCTATTCGTAAATAGACATCAGCAAAAGCTTCGTCAATATAAATCTTTCCTGTTTCTGAAGTTTCAACAATCGTTTTTACTCCTGTTGGGGTTCCTGCAGTTTGAATGACAACTTTTTCACCGCCATAGAGCGTTCCACCAATCAGCCTTCCTTGAACGTCCACTGATTCATCCGCATAAATTGAAGAATGTACAGCTCCCTTGCCGGTGATGTCGATGCTTCCACTTGAGTATATTTGTGAATTCAATGTATATGACAATGAGATATTCGCATTGGACTCCCCTGGACTTTCACTGATTTCCTGGATGATCAGCGCTTTTTGAAAAATCTCCTGAAGAATGTCCATCGTCAATCTCTCAGGTCGCTGGGCGATTGAAATATACACTTTTAATAAATCTCTGAATTCCAGCCACGTCTTGTCCAAAAAATCTTCTT
This Salisediminibacterium beveridgei DNA region includes the following protein-coding sequences:
- a CDS encoding M23 family metallopeptidase → MRYSNLMILAAFILFTGCQAENQENNELSIDPGNQNENHKNDTNETDQNDTDQIENDQNNHTVEEEESGESMSLPLHDYNGEEDFLALSDLAEALDGELNVDQIHRTAELQVENRFYYLVEEVPVLQINGIHHPKEHFEFQFFEEEAYVSVGFIESALDHEYEITDESVDIQWDIEITESWEDPREVFHHDDMSVKDIIEYLSFLQSPIEDASVSTVDSHLPGAPRDYRNGYHEGIDWYDYTTEVVINTDTPILAQADGTVVRADIDFEDYASHDVRNEDLAKAAEVGFTPEYILDRLRGQQVWVQYDHGVMIRFAHLDSIPEEIEAGMSVDKDTVIGYVGNSGTSGALDGDNSGLHLHQDLLIYDRLFYEPYTLEETRKIIHELWGDGI
- a CDS encoding alpha-ketoacid dehydrogenase subunit beta, giving the protein MAQMTMIQAITDGMRNELKENEKVLVFGEDVGQNGGVFRATEGLQKEFGEDRVFDTPLAESGIGGLAAGLGVTGYRPVMEIQFFGFVFETFDAIVAQMARMRYRSGGVYNSPVTIRSPFGGGVKTPELHADSLEGLLAQAPGIKVVIPSGPYDAKGLLISAIRDNDPVVFLEHMKLYRSFREEVPEEDYSLPLGKANVKKEGNDVTIIAYGAMVQASMKAAEQLEKEGVSAEVIDLRTISPLDVETIVASVEKTNRAVVVQEAQKKAGIAANIVAEINDRAILSLEAPVKRVTAPDTVFPFASAEDTWLPNHKDIIEAANGVINF
- a CDS encoding UPF0223 family protein; translated protein: MNEEVQLPVSIEWSTEEVIDVVNFFEAIDRAYGKGVERDLLITLYRHYKAVVPAKSEEKKHFKDYEEQTGQSAYHTVKKAKEGESGDTIKMKR
- the pdhA gene encoding pyruvate dehydrogenase (acetyl-transferring) E1 component subunit alpha yields the protein MEKTKELQQVEDQFKTFQILDENGKIVNKEAMPDISDEDLKELMTRMVYTRIWDQRAISLNRQGRLGFYAPVAGQEASMIGSQYALEKQDWILPGYRDIPQIHYHGVPLKQAFLWSRGHFAGGQMPEGVRVMMPQIIIGAQIVQTAGVAMGLKKNNEDAVAMTYTGDGGASQGDFYEGMNFAGAFNSPAIFMVQNNRFAISVPVEKQSAAKTIAQKAVAAGIHGVQVDGMDILAVLAVTQEARKRGLEGNGPTLIEALTYRYGPHTMAGDDPTRYRTSEEDSEWEKKDPLVRFRKFLEEKNLWTEEEEEKIVEQAKEDIKKAIKEADNEPKQKVSDLIKIMGEELPHNLQEQLEHYEAKESK
- a CDS encoding aminotransferase class I/II-fold pyridoxal phosphate-dependent enzyme; its protein translation is MNPSKQKALAQTYHERQKHTPLFTGLLKHAELETQQFHIPGHKRGTGMDPEFREFLGKDVLSIDQINIEPLDDLHHPHGIIDEAQKLAAEAFGADHTFFSVQGTSGAIMTMIMTACHPGDKIIVPRNVHKSIMSAIVFSGARPIFIHPELDEHLGISHGITVQAVERALHVHPDAKGLLVINPTYFGISANLTEIVRVAHSYDVPVLVDEAHGVHIHFHDDLPSSAMQAGADMAATSVHKLGGSLTQSSVLNIQGDRVGAERVQTIISMLTTTSTSYILLASLDTARRFLAMEGAAELDKVIKLSAYARDALNKIEGVHCPGNEMIDHKARFDYDPTKLIISISELNVNGYKVETWLRENENLEVELSDLYNILCILTIGDTQKTVDDLIAAVSRMADHFRNIDNSSKSPYAVQVPNIPTLALSPREAFYADTEVVSLENAAGRISAEFIMIYPPGIPIFIPGEIIEMDNIEYIFRNMDAGLPVQGTEDPTVRTIRVIQERRAIF
- a CDS encoding DUF3055 domain-containing protein, producing the protein MELYDRLYDEAERVNVQFVGMTTENARFDFGIVFTTLFFGKPMITCMQTGRSSLLNRDDLDDLEYVKDLFEVHEDRDAVALQEFFRSVLPPSILEAQY
- a CDS encoding dihydrolipoyllysine-residue acetyltransferase; this encodes MAYEFKLPDIGEGIHEGEIAKWHVSVGDEVKEDDVLCEVQNDKAVVEIPSPVDGKVAEIHVEEGVVTEVGTVIVSFETDAEQPPEAHESDDEDEAPASEKKPDQSGNKKTSGAYEFKLPDIGEGVHEGEVSKWHVTAGDEVKEDDVLCEVQNDKAVVEIPSPVDGKVYKIHVEEGVVINVGDVIITFETDAEQPEGAHGSDEDEPSADAGESEAQPSTSKDKEAAPDESRRVIAMPSVRKYAREESVDIQKIKGSGKNGRIIKEDVDAFLKGDQEEPVKETPAEESKPEKTKETASSEKKAVSAYEPANEALETREKMSGIRRAISKAMVNSKHTAPHVTLMDEVDVTDLVTHRKQFKAAAQEKGIKLTYLPYVVKALTSAIREYPILNASVDDSTDEIVYKHYFNIGIAADTEKGLMVPVVKDTERKSIFNISDEVNQLAVKARDGALSSAEMKGGSTTITNIGSAGGQWFNPVINHPEVAILGLGRISEKPIVKDGEIVVAPVLALSLSFDHRVIDGATAQYAMNHIKRLLNDPQLLMMEG
- a CDS encoding polysaccharide deacetylase family protein, producing the protein MRKLSISITALLIISACGAENNGNGSENGNINGNDQSLEENISQNQNGTNNNNEENDNEEDNEEVNEQNNEENHEEAESEELEVLYELQSDHTVRPIDDADEQVVLFTIDDAPDNHGVEMAEILQELDVPAIFFVNGHFINSEEGAEELQAIYDLGFEIGNHSMTHPNFNNISEEQQHDEIVDLNDKIEEIIGERPRFYRAPFGVNTDYSKQVVEDEGMQWMNWTYGYDYFEEYMEKDALADIMVNTELLRDGANLLMHDRDFTKEALEDIVEGLREKGYGFVDPDTIK
- the lpdA gene encoding dihydrolipoyl dehydrogenase — its product is MVVGDFPIEVDTLVIGSGPGGYVAAIRAAQLGQKVTIVEKEQMGGVCLNVGCIPSKALIEAGHRYHDAGNSDDMGISVEKVNLDFSKVQQWKQSVVEKLTGGVEGLLKGNEVDIVKGEAYFVDDTTVKIMDEKSSQTYKFENCIVATGSSPIELPKFKWSDKVMSSTGALGLKEVPDKMVVIGGGYIGIELGSAYANLGSEVTILEGMKQILPGFEKQMSQLVSKRLKNMGVEIKTEAFAQEMEETDSGVKITAEVKGKEETFEGNVLLVTVGRRPNTDELGLEQAGVELTEKGLVKIDKQCRTSVSNIYAIGDIVEGPALAHKASYEAKVAADAISGEKTEIDYTAIPEVVFSGPELAQVGLTEQAAKDEGYDVIASKFPFQANGRALSLNSSEGFMKMVTRKEDGLVLGVQIAGHNASDMISEACVAIEAGMTAEDLSLTIHAHPSLGEITMETAELALGMPIHVTK